In the genome of Acidobacteriota bacterium, the window GATCCTCCATCCCCGGATCGCTCAGGTTGTAAAACAGCTGCACGCAGTGGATCCGCAGCATCGTCGAGAGCGGGTAGGGACGCCGGCCCCGTCCCGCTTTCGGGTAAAACGGCTCAATCCGGGCTTCCAACTGCTCCCACGGAATCAACCCGTCCATGCGGGCCAGAAACTTCTCCCGACGGGCCACCCTTCTTGGTGTCGTATTCCAGATCGGCGAACGTCCGTTGCGACATCGTCTATCCTCCATGCAGTGATGTATGGAAGTATTATCCTGCAGAGTGCGGACTCGACTTAATCAGACCTTCCTTAGATATATAAGCCCCCAAGTTTTCCCCATACCGGCCGGAGTCGTATGCGTCTGCAGCAAGGTCGATCGTGAAGAGTAACCTTGCATTTTCAAATCTGGACTTTCAATATGTCAGGTATGGTTCCACGTCATACCACCACACTTCTGCTCGAATACTTGGGGTTCTTCCCCTGTGTCGGTCTTATCGGACCACGACAGTGTGGGAAAACCACTTTGCTGGGAGAGCTGGGAAAAGGGTGGTTGCATTTCGACCTGGAACGACAATCGGACTTCGAAGCCATTGCGCGCGACCCCGACCTGTTTTTCCGTCTTCATCCTGATCGAGTGGCCATCGACGAAGCACAGGCCTTTCCTCCTCTCTTCCAGGCCTTGAGGGTCGCCATCGATGCCGATCGATCCCGAACCGGCAGATTTGTCATTACCGGTTCGAGTTCGCCTGACCTCACCGGGCGGATATCGGAAAGTCTGGCCGGCCGGATCGGACTGATCGAGATGAGCCCCTTTTCCCTGTCGGAAGCGATGCGCAAGCCTCCGAGCCGTTTTTTTTCCGGCCTGTCGCAGGGCTGGAAGCCGGAAACCTTCGTCAAGGAAATGACACCCCGTGCGGGAATTCGGAAACTCCACGAATACTGGTTCTGGGGCGGATATCCCCAACCCTGGGTCGAGGGTGGAGACCGCTTTCGCCAAGTCTGGATGGAACAGTACGTTCAAACCTACCTGCACCGCGATATCGGGACCCTCTTCCCCGGTCTGAACCGAAACCGCTTTCGCCGCTTCGTCCAGTTGCTTGCAGGTCTTTCAGGCACCATTTTGAACTACTCGGACGTCGCTCGCGCCCTGAACGTCTCCCAGCCCACCGCCCGCAAGTATTTCGAGATCGCGCACGGTTCCTTCCTTTGGAGGACCCTGCCGGCCTTCACACGCAACGTCCTCAGGCGCGTGGTCAAGAGCCCGCGCGGGTATCTTCGCGACTCGGGCCTGCTCCACCACCTGCTTCGAATCGGCGAATTGGACGATTTACGGGGACATCCCCAAATGGGCCGGTCGTGGGAAGGAACGATCGTTGAACAGATTCTCAGAGGGCTGGCGGCAAGCGGAATCGCTTGTGACCCCTTTCACTACCGGACCCACGGTGGCGCCGAGG includes:
- a CDS encoding ATP-binding protein, producing MVPRHTTTLLLEYLGFFPCVGLIGPRQCGKTTLLGELGKGWLHFDLERQSDFEAIARDPDLFFRLHPDRVAIDEAQAFPPLFQALRVAIDADRSRTGRFVITGSSSPDLTGRISESLAGRIGLIEMSPFSLSEAMRKPPSRFFSGLSQGWKPETFVKEMTPRAGIRKLHEYWFWGGYPQPWVEGGDRFRQVWMEQYVQTYLHRDIGTLFPGLNRNRFRRFVQLLAGLSGTILNYSDVARALNVSQPTARKYFEIAHGSFLWRTLPAFTRNVLRRVVKSPRGYLRDSGLLHHLLRIGELDDLRGHPQMGRSWEGTIVEQILRGLAASGIACDPFHYRTHGGAEVDLVLEGTFGVVPIEIKYPQTVRARELRPINDFVDEYGCRLGFVINNDERPRLYGQRLVGIPAACL